The genomic interval CGCGGGCGCAATAACGACGAACGGCCGGCACGTTGGCCGACCGTTCATAAGTTAGTTCCAGGCGCTGCGTGTGTGTAGCGCGGATTTGCGATGGCAGCGTTGCACCCCGCCTGATGCGGCGGGAGCAGGCCTCAGGCGGCCGCAGCCGCCGCGTTGCCGAGCGCATCGACGATGCTGTCGACCACTTCCTCGACCACGTCGTGATTGTCGCCCTCGCCCATCACCCGGATCACCGGCTCGGTGCCCGACGGACGGATCAGCAGACGGCCGTGGCCGTTCAGCCGCTTCTCACCGTCCTGGATCGCCGAGATCACGCCGCTGTCATCGAGCGGCCGGCCGCTGCGATAGCGCACGTTCTTCAGGATCTGCGGCAGCGGATCGAACCGGTGGCAGACTTCGGAGACCGGACGGCCGAGCTTCTGCACCATCGCCAGCACCTGCAGCGCGGCAACGAAGCCGTCGCCAGTGGTGTTGAAGTCGGACAGGATGATGTGACCCGAGGACTCGCCGCCGACGTTGTAGCCCTCTTTCAGCATCTGCTCGAGCACGTAGCGGTCGCCCACCGGGGTGCGCAGCAGCGCTATGCCTTCGCCTGCCAGGAAGCGCTCGAGTCCGAGATTGGACATCACGGTGGCGACCACGCCCGGCTTGGCGAGGCGGCCGTCCTCCTTCCAGCTCTGGCCGATCACCGCCAGCAGCTGATCGCCGTCGACCACGTGGCCGCGCTCGTCGACCAGGATCACGCGGTCGGCATCGCCGTCGAGGGCAATGCCGATATCGGCGCGCATCTCGCGGACTTTGGCGCACAGCGCCTGCGGTGCGGTGGAGCCGCATTCCTTGTTGATGTTGAAGCCGTCGGGTTCGACTCCGATCGAAATCACGTCGGCGCCGAGCTCCCACAGCGCTTCGGGCACCACCTTGTAGGCGGCGCCATTGGCGCAATCGATCACCACGCGGAGGCCTTCGAGGCTCAGCTCGCGCGGCAGCGTGCGCTTGGCAAATTCGATGTAGCGATCGTGGACGCCGTCGATGCGGCGGGCGCGGCCGAGGCTGGCGCTCTGCGCCAGCTTCTTGTCGAGAGACTCGTCGAGCATCAGCTCGATCTGCTTTTCGACATCGTCGCTGAGCTTGTAGCCGAGCGGGCCGAACAGCTTGATGCCGTTGTCCTCGAACAGATTATGCGAGGCCGAAATCATCACGCCGAGGTCGGCGCGCATCGACTTGGTCAGCATCGCGACCGCCGGGGTCGGCATCGGGCCGACCAGCAGCACGTCCATCCCGACCGAGGTGAAGCCCGCGACCAGCGCGTTCTCGATCATGTAGCCGGACAGGCGCGTATCCTTGCCGATCACCACGCGATGGCGGTGCTCGCCGCGCTGAAACGCGAGGCCGGCGGCCTGGCCGACCTTGAGAGCCAGCTCCGGCGTGATCAAACCGTTGGCGCGGCCCCGGATTCCGTCCGTCCCGAAATATCTGCGGCTCATCCAATCATCCCCCGCCCTTGCCGGTCACGGTCAAAAACCCACGATTCGTCCGGGGCTTGCCGTACGGCGAAACGGCCTTATAGGCCCAAAATAGTTGCGGGGACTTCAAAAAATGTAATCAAAGATTACGCCGCCGACTTGGGACGACGGCGTAAGCACTTGATAAATATCATCTATCCAGATGTATGCCGCGTCGGGTGATTAATCCTTGCGGCGCTTATCCCCATCCGGTTTTGACGGTGCCGGCTGGGTCACGCTGACCGGGTCGGAGCCCGGAAACGACTCCTCGAGCCCTTCATTGAGCTGATCTTCCAGCTCCTTCTTGGACTTGGTCGGGATTTCGGCGGTCTTGGTGTCGGTCATCGCGGTCCTCCTGCTCGAACCTTGAGAATTCGAGGGAAACGCGCCGCGATGCACCGGGTTCCCCGAGTTTCGGCAAAGCCCGACGCGACGATTTTGCACATGGCGTCCGCGTGCTACAGGACGAGCGGCTCGCAACAACCCGCAAGAGGCGGACGGCATTTCCATGAAAGAGATCACCTGCATCGAAGACCTCCGCCAGATCCACAAGCGCCGGGTGCCGAAGATGTTCTTCGACTACGTCGACCACGGCTCCTACGCCGAGGAGACGCTGCGGGCGAATGTGGAAGACCTGAAGCGGATCAAGTTCCGCCAGCGCATCCTGGTCGACATCTCCAAGCGCGATCTGGCCACCACGATCCTCGGCGACACCTACGCGATGCCGCTGATCCTGGCGCCGGTCGGCTCGACCGGGATGCAGCACGCCGACGGTGAGATCCACGCCTGCCGCGCCGCGCAGGCCGCCGGCATCCCCTACACGCTGTCGACGATGTCGATCTGCTCGATCGAGGACGTCGCCGCCAATGTCGAAAAGCCGTTCTGGTTTCAGCTCTATGTGATGCGTGACCGTGGCTTCGTCAAAGCGCTGATCGAGCGCGCGATCGCCGCCAAGTGCAGCGCGCTGGTGCTCACGGTCGACCTTCAGGTGATCGGCCAGCGCCATCAGGACATCAAGAACGGCATGACGGTGCCGCCGCAGCTGTTCAAGCTGAAGAACGTCATCGACATCGCCACCAAGCCGCGCTGGGTGAAGGGCATTCTCGGCACGCCGCGGCGCAACTTCGGCAACATCGCCGGCCACCTGCCCGGCTCCAAGGATCTGGAATCGGTGTCGGCCTGGGTGGCATCGCAGTTCGACGCTTCGCTGAACTGGCGCGACATCGACTGGATCCGCTCGATCTGGCCGGGCAAGCTGATCATCAAGGGCATTCTCGACGTCGAAGACGCCCGCGAGGCCGTGAAGGTCGGCGCCGAAGCGCTGGTAGTGTCGAACCATGGCGGACGCCAGCTCGACGGCGCGCCGTCGTCGATCGAGGTGCTGCCGGAGATCGTCCACACGGTCGGCTCGCATATCGAAGTGATGTTCGACGGCGGCGTCCGCTCCGGCCAGGACGTGATGCGCGCGCTCGCGCTCGGCGCCAAGAGCTGCATGATCGGCCGCGCCTATATCTACGGCCTCGGCGCCTATGGCGGCCCGGGTGTCGCCAAGGCGATCGACATCATCGGCAAAGAACTGTCGACCACGATGGGCCTGTGCGGCGTCAATTCGATCCACGAGATCGACGAGAAGGTGCTGGCGGAGTAATTCCGCCCTGCCCTCTCCACGTCATTGCGAGCCGAAGGCGAAGCAATCCATCCAGCCGAGTGCACGGCGCTGGATTGCTTCGTCGCTTCGCTCCTGGCAATGACGGGGAGAGGACAACTAACAACAACAAAAGCAAAAATGAGGAGGAAACCGATGACCAATATGCAGACGAGCGTGCAGCCCGCTTCCAGCGAAGTGCTCTATGCGGTCGAGGATCACATCGCCACGATCACGCTGAACGCGCCGGAGCGGCTGAACACCATCTCCGGGCCGATGCTGAATACGCTCGCTGCGCTGCTCACCAAGGCCAACGAAGATCCCGACGTCCGCTGCGTGATCCTGACAGGCAACGGCCGCGCATTCTGCGCCGGGCTCGACCTCAACAAGGAGCGCGGCGACGAAGGTCTCAGCGCGGCGTCGTCGCCGACCACGCTCGACCTGCGCAACACGCCGCCGACCGTACTGCAGGCGATGGACAAGCCGACGATCTGCGCCGTCAACGGTGGCGCGGCCGGCTACGGCATGGATACCGCGCTCGGCTGCGACATCCGCATCATGGCGGAATCCGCCAAGCTGGCTGCCGCGTTCGTCAAGCGCGGCGTAGTGCCGGAGAGCGGCGGCACCTGGTTTCTGCCCCGGATGATCGGCTGGGCCAAGGCGGCAGAGCTGATCTTCACCGGCCGGACGCTGAGCGCGCGCGAGAGCCTGGAGTGGGGCCTCGCCAACGAAGTCGTCCCAGACGCCGAACTGATGGGACGCGCCCGCGCGGTCGCCAAGGAGATCGCCGGCAACGCGCCGCTGGCGGTGCAGGCGGCCAAGCGCATGATGCGGATGGGACTCAACGAGACCTTCCCGGATCACGTCCATCACGTGTACTTGCAGCTGCTGCCGCTGTTCAAATCCAAGGACATGGCCGAAGGCATCCGCGCCTTCCTGGAAAAGCGCGAGCCGAACTTCCAGGGTAAGTAAGCCCCGCGCCACCTAATCCTGCGCCACGTAGTCCTACGCGGCGCCGTCTTACGGTTTGATTCACCGATCGGGCGACATTGTGGAACAACACGCGAGCCCACTGCTGCCTTGCTGCAGACGGCTCGGCGCGTGTTCGCTATCGCAGCCAGCTCGATCGGAGCGCCATGACCGACCATCCCGAGAGCTCTGCCGCGGCTGCGGCGGGTTCAGCAGAGTTGAAGCCGCGCCTCCTGGTGATCGATGACGACCAGGTGCAC from Rhodopseudomonas palustris carries:
- the glmM gene encoding phosphoglucosamine mutase, with amino-acid sequence MSRRYFGTDGIRGRANGLITPELALKVGQAAGLAFQRGEHRHRVVIGKDTRLSGYMIENALVAGFTSVGMDVLLVGPMPTPAVAMLTKSMRADLGVMISASHNLFEDNGIKLFGPLGYKLSDDVEKQIELMLDESLDKKLAQSASLGRARRIDGVHDRYIEFAKRTLPRELSLEGLRVVIDCANGAAYKVVPEALWELGADVISIGVEPDGFNINKECGSTAPQALCAKVREMRADIGIALDGDADRVILVDERGHVVDGDQLLAVIGQSWKEDGRLAKPGVVATVMSNLGLERFLAGEGIALLRTPVGDRYVLEQMLKEGYNVGGESSGHIILSDFNTTGDGFVAALQVLAMVQKLGRPVSEVCHRFDPLPQILKNVRYRSGRPLDDSGVISAIQDGEKRLNGHGRLLIRPSGTEPVIRVMGEGDNHDVVEEVVDSIVDALGNAAAAAA
- a CDS encoding alpha-hydroxy acid oxidase, which gives rise to MKEITCIEDLRQIHKRRVPKMFFDYVDHGSYAEETLRANVEDLKRIKFRQRILVDISKRDLATTILGDTYAMPLILAPVGSTGMQHADGEIHACRAAQAAGIPYTLSTMSICSIEDVAANVEKPFWFQLYVMRDRGFVKALIERAIAAKCSALVLTVDLQVIGQRHQDIKNGMTVPPQLFKLKNVIDIATKPRWVKGILGTPRRNFGNIAGHLPGSKDLESVSAWVASQFDASLNWRDIDWIRSIWPGKLIIKGILDVEDAREAVKVGAEALVVSNHGGRQLDGAPSSIEVLPEIVHTVGSHIEVMFDGGVRSGQDVMRALALGAKSCMIGRAYIYGLGAYGGPGVAKAIDIIGKELSTTMGLCGVNSIHEIDEKVLAE
- a CDS encoding enoyl-CoA hydratase/isomerase family protein, whose amino-acid sequence is MTNMQTSVQPASSEVLYAVEDHIATITLNAPERLNTISGPMLNTLAALLTKANEDPDVRCVILTGNGRAFCAGLDLNKERGDEGLSAASSPTTLDLRNTPPTVLQAMDKPTICAVNGGAAGYGMDTALGCDIRIMAESAKLAAAFVKRGVVPESGGTWFLPRMIGWAKAAELIFTGRTLSARESLEWGLANEVVPDAELMGRARAVAKEIAGNAPLAVQAAKRMMRMGLNETFPDHVHHVYLQLLPLFKSKDMAEGIRAFLEKREPNFQGK